A single window of Amphiura filiformis chromosome 17, Afil_fr2py, whole genome shotgun sequence DNA harbors:
- the LOC140137498 gene encoding kelch-like protein 35, with protein sequence MVVNWLKYDWESRRAHAHSILTHVKLGLVPAEILTKLMDVQILGVDGCKQLYDEALKGQASGRPKAELIHKMPGLFATRSTITAPIALYVAAKEDTDCSKFFYYNTQEHQWESLPRFHNLHYLASFITVDGSLYAAGGLQKVIHYWQNFDSDYEDDDEEVAIKRIDRECTDGFQVFDAAECAWDHLPSMITARCKFTMLHLDGCIYAIGGEDDQEDSVSAVERYDIAEKKWEALAPLPKGLQLACAVVYEGKILVQGELSDPDDKQKHFACILVYDPSKNEWKTAWKGASDYTISIWFGSEDTAAAPVMVPYQGKLYDVSYYPQDFDMQSYIDQPIPAVSELKIGEGVETIELGEDEEDRDFELNKVGAFQIKDEIFFNIRGYVYKPGIKVNPETLDDCDYVDIEEWVNLAALLDDGDSSMVVNFTFDRKRPCGQLGMKTGDKSSSGSKFKDIDPDSDSDPELYTSAMRLLLK encoded by the exons ATGGTAGTCAACTGGCTGAAGTATGACTGGGAGAGCAGGCGTGCCCATGCCCACAGCATTCTGACCCATGTGAAGCTTGGACTTGTTCCTGCTGAGATACTGACAAAGCTGATGGATGTACAGATACTTGGAGTAGATGGGTGCAAACAGCTCTATGATGAGGCACTGAAAGGACAGGCTTCTGGAAG GCCCAAAGCTGAACTGATCCACAAGATGCCTGGTTTGTTTGCTACAAGAAGCACTATCACG GCTCCCATAGCACTTTATGTAGCTGCAAAAGAAGACACAGACTGCAGCAAATTCTTCTACTACAACACCCAAGAACACCAGTGGGAATCACTGCCTAGATTTCACAACCTACACTACCTGGCATCCTTCATCACAGTAGACGGAAGTCTCTATGCAGCAGGTGGTTTACAGAAGGTCATCCACTACTGGCAGAACTTTGACTCTGAttatgaggatgatgatgaagagGTTGCGATCAAGCGCATTGATAGAGAATGCACAGATGGGTTTCAGGTGTTTGATGCAGCAGAATGCGCATGGGATCATCTGCCGTCAATGATAACAGCTCGTTGCAAGTTCACAATGCTCCATCTGGATGGTTGTATTTATGCAATCGGAGGAGAAGATGATCAAGAGGATTCCGTGAGTGCAGTTGAGCGTTATGACATTGCTGAGAAGAAATGGGAGGCTTTAGCACCGCTTCCTAAGGGATTACAGCTGGCTTGTGCTGTGGTTTATGAAGGCAAGATCTTAGTGCAAGGAGAATTGAGTGATCCTGATGATAAGCAAAAACACTTTGCTTGTATTCTTGTTTACGACCCAAGCAAAAACGAATGGAAAACAGCCTGGAAAGGTGCAAGTGATTATACAATATCTATTTGGTTTGGATCTGAAGACACAGCGGCAGCCCCTGTGATGGTTCCCTACCAAGGAAAACTATATGATGTATCATACTATCCGCAGGATTTTGACATGCAGTCCTACATTGATCAGCCGATTCCAGCCGTCAGTGAGTTGAAAATAGGTGAAGGTGTTGAAACCATTGAATTaggtgaagatgaagaagatcgtgattttgagctgaacaaagtGGGTGCATTCCAAATCAAAGATGAAATATTCTTTAACATAAGAGGTTATGTGTACAAGCCAGGCATCAAGGTGAATCCTGAGACATTGGATGACTGTGATTATGTGGATATTGAGGAGTGGGTGAATCTTGCAGCATTGCTGGATGATGGTGATAGCAGCATGGTTGTCAACTTCACTTTTGACAGAAAGAGACCGTGTGGTCAACTAGGCATGAAGACAGGAGACAAATCTTCCTCAGGTTCCAAGTTCAAAGACATTGatccagattcagattcagatccAGAGTTATATACTTCAGCGATGAGATTGTTACTCAAATAG
- the LOC140137075 gene encoding actin-binding protein IPP-like: protein MSFTFGNLQRLIRQNMSHGCKLGEALNNLRKENQLCDTIVSVGGRPFPAHKSVLAASSCYFLEKFTSGAEVGAGGDGNSADGDVSIGGKPEIFETLLEFAYTGRLKISEETKSNIIEMAGYMRFSDEICAECIKSKSPPADYTKKLLEALNDFKTQNQLCDVVVNVSGRSFRAHKIVLAANSKYFLAMFTSGFKEKGESEIKIEGNPDIFGILLGYLYTGKLKVAVKTICAILEMACYMQFLEARSACAKYIRSKYKPEESKAKSRAAKAKADKAAKVPIPLGEVCKVWEIAHSNGLKKLADVTEKYLCKLFKELMTLDAFLEMGSADFFKQFLKQEDLATEEEEKEVS, encoded by the exons ATGTCGTTCACCTTCGGGAACTTGCAGAGGCTGATCCGGCAGAATATGAGCCATGGCTGCAAGCTTGGGGAGGCACTGAATAATCTCAG GAAAGAAAATCAGTTGTGTGATACCATCGTTAGTGTCGGAGGTAGACCCTTCCCTGCTCATAAGTCTGTCCTGGCTGCAAGCAGTTGTTACTTCTTGGAGAAGTTCACATCTGGAGCTGAAGTAGGTGCAGGTGGTGATGGAAACAGTGCAGATGGTGATGTCAGCATCGGCGGCAAACCCGAGATCTTTGAGACACTACTGGAATTTGCATACACTGGGCGCCTGAAGATCTCGGAAGAGACAAAAAGTAATATCATAGAAATGGCTGGTTACATGCGGTTTTCAGATGAGATATGTGCCGAGTGCATCAAATCCAAGTCACCACCAGCTGACTATACAAAGAAGCTACTTGAAGCCCTGAATGACTTCAAGACGCAGAATCAGCTTTGTGATGTTGTCGTTAACGTCAGTGGGAGGTCTTTCCGAGCCCATAAGATTGTCCTTGCTGCCAACAGCAAGTACTTCTTAGCTATGTTCACTTCTGGGTTCAAAGAGAAAGGCGAGAGTGAGATCAAGATAGAGGGCAATCCAGACATCTTTGGCATTCTACTGGGCTATCTGTATACAGGAAAGCTGAAGGTTGCTGTGAAGACGATCTGCGCTATACTGGAGATGGCGTGCTATATGCAATTTTTAGAGGCAAGATCAGCGTGTGCTAAATACATCCGATCCAAGTACAAGCCTGAGGAAAGTAAAGCAAAGTCCAGAGCAGCAAAAGCTAAGGCAGACAAGGCTGCAAAGGTACCGATACCACTTGGAGAAGTGTGCAAAGTTTGGGAAATAGCCCATTCAAATGGCCTCAAGAAGCTGGCTGATGTTACTGAAAAGTACCTATGCAAGCTTTTCAAAGAGCTGATGACTTTGGATGCGTTTCTGGAGATGGGGAGTGCTGATTTTTTCAAGCAGTTCCTGAAACAAGAAGATCTAGCCACTGAGGAAGAAGAAAAGGAGGTTAGTTaa